In the genome of Impatiens glandulifera chromosome 6, dImpGla2.1, whole genome shotgun sequence, the window tgtatacctcaactgttaggtttaaagttgagaagaacatgtgtatttgtttcttgtttatagtgaaatttgttaGTTGGCTCCGTGGTTTTTAtcctccaggttgagagggttttccacataaatctggtgttgttttgttatgtgcttgatcttctgttttagacttggataacttgtgcatttacccatctcacattgctagattacagtataaaagtaatatgcgtttcaaaattcccaacatttATCAATTTGTCGATGAGCAGAATTCAGATGGaatcaaaaatttcattatgacaaaacacacaaaaatatatcacaaatgTCGTAAAGAATTATTTGTTGGCTTTTGATACCATGCTTACCTTCTCTTCCAATACAACACTAACTCTTCCaaaagtttttaattttcaatgatTCAACAATATCGAATTCTTTTAATTCATCTACTTGCAGTCTCTAGTCTCTCTCATTCTTGTCTCTCCTTCTTGTCTATCATAAACAAGCTTAACATCTTGAGATATTATAATCCCATCCCTCTCAATATgtattttattctattataatcattcaaataaatatgttgtATGTTAATAAGGTCTTTAGTATTAATGGGAAAATTTCAAGACAATTACAATAATCGAGATAAAAGTCTTTAAGTTCAAGAGATCGCAAATACTATTAGGTAATGTTATATGagaaatatttaagtatataagATGTTTTAGATATCCCACGTAACGTAAATCTTGATATTGCATATCATGGCTTACTTCAAATACACTGAAAGATGAAACTTATTTCTAGACACTCAAAATCTCTTTTGagttattttcataatttgtgGGATGGAGTATTATAGATTACAAACCTcctatattttaaacaaaactcattccaagtttcatttttaatatcttttatttcttaGTTTTCATTTTTAGGAATTAAACTATGGGTAAGGACTGGGTAAGGACGGATCTAGAAATTAGAATTGTGTGGTAGACTTAAATTAATGTAATCTCAAAGCCCTTTATTCCTCtattttgtcaaaattttaCTAGATTGAAAGATGAAATTATAAGACTTTCAATaaattggttttggtttttgatgatatcttctaaaaaaaattaagatttcaatatcttttatttatatttataggtAAAATAGATTCTTCATTTAGGGATATCTCCAATATTCCACATTTCCACCTCCAATACTTGATCAGTTTCTTCATCTCTCTGTAAATAAAACACAAATCTTGAATTAAGAGTCAAACTACTCACCTATCTTTGTTCATGTTGTCTCAATATCATCAACCATGCCTATTCTAAAACCAACCTAGACTTGTATAAGACAACAATTGAACATATTTGGAAATACTTTTGTTATGATCTTATTTCGATCCACATGATAAATATGACATAAaagatgttttcaaataatgcaTCATCAAAATAGCTTTATATCTCCACCATTAAACAATGGTGACCTTCGCTCCAGCAGCTTCAAGTTGTTTCTTAGCTTCTTCCTTGGAAATCGCCTCTTTAAACTTCTTCGGTAAAAATTCTTCAATCAATTCCTTAGCTTCTTTCAAAGCTCTAACAGCTTTAATAGTATTAATCGGCTAGTGTtagatttgatatttcatctcCTAATTACCTTTTCTGGTGCTTCCACGGCGAAGAGAGGACTAGAGcatctctttctttttttggtCGAATAATTTGATTTTCGTGAAAAATATAAGcacaaaataaaaagattgatAATCTCAGTTGTGCAGCATAGAAAAATAGTGAATTCCCACTGGAATAATTATGATTTGTAGAATTTATAGTGAAGAAAAATTCTAACACCGGAATAATCATATACAAGTTTTTACATTCCTCTCTATGGTGatacttcaaatatttaaaaataccttatttaattaattatgatttttaactaatattttataattatttttggtttaaaGTAAGAGTTTAAGATTCAATTTTTCTAGAGACCAAAAATTACTTAAACTGATATAACCGAAACTAAAAAGACAAAAACAAGAATAGCTACCAAAACTGAAAAACTAACAAGTCTGAAGATtctttaaatatgaatcaattctCTCAAACACACTTAGTTCAAAATCATAATGTCTTAATGATGTTTTGAACCAGATAAtctacaaaaacaaatttaagttCAATCATATGATTTTGCTCTAATTGACATAATTAGCAAATAAATCATTACATTTGAAGATATGATTTAATGACAATCCTAACAACCTGCAAAACTAGGATTAAGTGAAGTGACAGGTTTAAATGAATGGCTAAGTGTTGTTATGATTTGAACTAATCATTGTTGATGAATAAGAGAtgttatatgaaaataaaaaaactaggcGATACGAGAACAATCATAGTTTGAAcgagaaattaagaaaaaaaaacataaaaaaatactaatgcAAAAGTTTTCAACTTGAATCACTTTGATATGAAATTGTtcataaaaaactcaaattcaaTCATAGCTTGAACGagaattaaggaaaaaaaaaagaacatttCTAATTTGTAAATCAAATTTAACAATCTATTATATCTGCTTAGactaattttttcttctttttggaGATTCTTCTTGGATTTGGTTTACTTTCAGCTACTGTGGAACATCAAGAGAGACAATACTTTCAATGTAAGTGTATACGTTTTCACTATTAACTCTAGTTTCCTCTTCTAATTTATGTTCTAAATTATACCAAACAAGCCTCTCATGATCCATTAGAAACAATATTTTCTTACCACATTTTGAATAAGCAATAGCTTCAACATTAGGAAAGTCGACCCCGATAGACATTGTTGGTGAAATCGAAATCAATTTCGACCAATGTTCATTCTTCCCACCGTATTccttcaacaaaaatatatccaCAGTCCACGAATAATAATGAACAGTTGCAGAAAGGCATCCTTCTAAATTACTCAAATATAAACAGAAATGAGAACCACTCAACTCAGGCGGTGTAATTACTCTATATTTCTCTGTCCCAAGATCAAAGGCAACAATTTGATCAACAATTGATCTTTTACTTtttgaatctgatcccattttTGACATCCAGTGCATAGCTCCACCAGTTATGAAATCTCCAATGCTACTCAACCTTGGACGGTAAGGAAACTTCTTTGGACTATGCCACGAATTTGATTTCAAACTATAAACATTAATCTCATAATCTTttccattttcaaaaaatataagtttCACCACCTTGTAATCATTATTGATGTGGTCGTAACCAAATCGATTAACCCACCACCAAATTTTTCCGTCAGCACTCGATGCAGGAGAAGGAAGTTGTATAGACTTTTTTGTTGATGGATTCCATAAAAATACATTGTCTGTACCATCGTCTGTTTTCATGCAAAACAAGCCATCACATGAACCGCAAATCAAAGTTTCATGATTTGGATACCTCGATTTAAAGTAATCGATCTCCACTGGTTGAAGAAAGTTGCGGGAATCAAAATCCACCCGAAAGTGATCGTAATAACTCGTGAAAAAAAGGCGGCGAAGGATGCTCTTAGTTTGAACTGATCGTTTAAgatgaaatttgatgaaatgttAACTACTGATTAGGGCAAGCCGAGATTTAGATACACATCTGAATCGGAGCAAATCCTTTAGAGGCAATCCACAAAGAATCTCTTCAATAATTTCATCCGGTAATTGCACCATCTTCTACTAACTGAACaatgcaaaatgaaaaatatttatatcattaatataGTTGTATTGGGTTTGTTTATATATGCCCCTTCtttctaataatattatataaaataataaaaaaaaaagattttgctgtgaaacattttttaaaatgtgataATAACACAATTTCAAGACAAAGATAATTAGGGTGGAATCAGGATTTCAAATCTAACcaaaaaccaaattaaatatattttcacaatatttaatataatacatatattaaaaaataataatcgtttaagcacaacaaGCACAACCAAATAAATCATTAtatcagaaaaataaaaatactaaaaagagaaaaataaataccttagaccaaatatatattaaaaaaataagaatgacaTTAACTATTAAAGTTGGAATTTacaaattttttgaaatataatattcacTTTTAATCTATAATTGAAGCAAATTTAGATCTCAATACACTAACAACATAGGTTAATATGGTCTAATTTTAATGTAATGATGTAAGTTCATCTAATTTCATCATTATTATTCACATGATGTCGCCACATAGAAATACGCAATCTTAGATCTCGTTCAAGGTAATTTAATGAAACTCAACCTTTTAAGATTTATAAAGAGATTCTAGAATCTCAtcgaaaattattatatttggttaGATTGGCTCAGATAATGaaatattatcaattattggcttaagaaaatataaaatattttctctcttattctctaaatttcacattaaaaaactggttgaatttcaaaattcttaacatgtaaatatattatatactatgaaaattatcatttgaacataaataatgtaaaaataattcatatagaTACAAATTACCATAAAATTGAAATGATACAAACCTCCTTGAGAGAATGAATTTCAATATAAACCGGTTTAAccttacaaattaaattatagagATCTAATAGCCAATgagaaaatttcaattttttaaactattattgtgACTATTATTATGGacatatttgtttaattaagctgaataaattatatatagtttaaactgaatttaattaagaatgaataaattataaccTATTAAAAagggataaatatatattattgaatgagttatttatttaagaattaataaattatgatgttaattaaataaatatttatagtatTATGTTTGAATTAGTAAATTAGGAAGATATATGATTAAGGGGTCTCCAGGCTCTGCCCATGATTTAAGGTGTCGCCCACCCCGATTTACTGtaataatattagtattattcttaatatttttaaattattttaatataatttacagttggtttatctaatatatatatatatatatatatataaaatgatgtttaaaatttaaactcaaCAAAATAATCTACGTTAAGCATCCAATAATTCACATTAACAATTCtcttttcttatatatatatatatatatatatatatatatatatatatatatatatatatatatatatatatgataataagaatatgttatatatataattttttattattaattttatataaatatattttatattgttgttttatcaataattatattggaacactttaaaatt includes:
- the LOC124943231 gene encoding F-box protein CPR1-like — encoded protein: MVQLPDEIIEEILCGLPLKDLLRFRCVSKSRLALINDGTDNVFLWNPSTKKSIQLPSPASSADGKIWWWVNRFGYDHINNDYKVVKLIFFENGKDYEINVYSLKSNSWHSPKKFPYRPRLSSIGDFITGGAMHWMSKMGSDSKSKRSIVDQIVAFDLGTEKYRVITPPELSGSHFCLYLSNLEGCLSATVHYYSWTVDIFLLKEYGGKNEHWSKLISISPTMSIGVDFPNVEAIAYSKCAVRALKEAKELIEEFLPKKFKEAISKEEAKKQLEAAGAKRDEETDQVLEVEMWNIGDIPK